The Paucidesulfovibrio gracilis DSM 16080 sequence CTCGCCTTCCAGCAGGGAACGCACATGCGCCCCGGTCATGCCCACGCCGTCGTCCTCCACCTGCACGCGCACCAACCCGTTCTCTCCAGTGATGTCCAAACGCACCACACCGCCCTGCTCCCGGCCCAGAATACCGTGCTTGACCCCGTTTTCCACCAGGGGCTGAATGATCAGCGCAGGAATGATGCAGTCCTCCAGCCCGGGCTGCACGCGCACTTCGCTTTGAATACGCTCGCCGAATCGGGCCTTTTCGATCTCCAGATAGGAGCGCACCTGTTCCAGCTCGGATTCAAGTGGGGCAAAGCTGCCGTCCGAGGCCAGGTTGCGGCGCATAAACAATGCCAGCTCCGACAGCAGCGAACGGGCGCGCTCCGGCTTGGTGCGGCAAAATGAGCCAATGGTGTTCAGGGCGTTGAACAAAAAATGGGGGTTGATCTGGGCCTGAAGCCGCCGAATCTCGGCCCGGGCCAATAGCTGATTCTTGATCTGAATATCCTCCAGCTCCAGCTGGGTGGAAAACAGATCGGCCAGCCCCTTGGCCAATTCGAAATGCACCTCGTCCAGGCGCACGTCCTCGGTGCCGTAAAGTTTGAGCGCGCCCACAATGCGCCCGCCCTTGCGCATGGGTACGATCACTGCGGAACTGAGTGGACAATGGGGTACGTCGCAGCCGATGGCCTCCCGGTTGCGCAGGAACATGGGAACCCCGGTACGCAAGACCTTGCGTGTGGCCTGGGTTCGCAATCCCTTGCCGATTTCATGATGATCGTCGCCCGCCCCGATATGGGCCAGCACCTTGGTGGTGTCCGCGATGTCCACGGCGGCCACGGGTACCCGTTCCCAGATAATGGATGCCGTGGCCCGGGCCGAATCCCGGTTCAGGCCGGAGCGCAGATGCCCCACGGTCTTGTTGGCGATGTCCAGAATCTGATGAATGCGGCTGGAATCCCGGCGGCTGCGGTACTCGAAAAGCATGTGCAGAGATTGCACGAAAAGCACGGCCCCGAAGGTATTCACCGTGATCATGGGAATGGTGATGACCTTGACCAGTTCCAACGCCTGTTCAAAAGGTTTGGCCATGGTCAGGACCATGAGCTGGTGCACGGTCTCCCCCACCAGTCCGACCCAAAGAGCCACGCGCCAGTTCAGGCTGTTGCCGCGCAAGCGGCGGTGTACCCAACCGGCAAAACAGCCCTCCAAAAACGTGGCCAATCCGCAGGGAAGAGAGCTGAATCCGCCCGGATCGATAAGGTAACGGTGTCCCCCGGCAATCAGCCCGGCCCCGAAGCCCACGCTGGGTCCGCCCAGCAGTCCGGCCGTGATCACCGAGACCCCGCGCAGGTTGGCGTAGGACTCGAACACCACGTCCCCGCCATACGTGCCAAGGATGCCGAAACAGCCGAAGATCAGGGCCAGCAGCAATCGGTACCGCGGCTCGGGCTTGCGAATGACCCCCAGCCTGCCCACGGGCGTAAGCGACAGCACGAACAGGCCCATGGCCAGCATGGCGCCGAATCGCTCGATCAGGGTCAGCAGCAGATTGAGGATGTGATAGGTCACGTTGCCACGACTCCGGCCAAAGAATCAGAGAATGCCCAGACGTTGCTTGAAGTCCCGGACACGTCCCCGACTGAGGGTCACCTCGGTCCCGGCATCGTCGTCCAGCACCAGACAATATTTGCCCGCGGTCCAGGGGGAAAATTCGCGCACCCGCTCAAGGTTGACCACGGTGCCTCGATTGGCACGGAAAAAGGACAGGCCGTGCAGCCGATCCTCCAGCTCATCCAAGGTGGTGGGACCGTGGCAGGGATAGCTGTCCCGGCCGGTATGCACCAGAATACGCTTGTCATGCCGTTCGCAATGGGTCACCTCGGACGCGTCCACCAGCTGGATCCGCCCGCCGGTCTCCACGGTGAGCCGCACCAGTCCGCCCGGAATCGTGGTCCGGGCCAGCCCCGCCACACCGGGCTGCTGTGGAGGAGCCGCATCCGCCCGCCCGCGCAACAGGCCACGCACCCGCTCCACGCTTTTGTGCAGCCGGTCCAGGGTCACGGGCTTGAGCAGATAGTCCACCGCGTTTTCCTCAAACGCCCGTACCGCGTACGCATTGTAGGCAGTGACGAACACGAATAGCGGCGGTCGAGGCATACGCAACGATTCCCGGAGCACGTAGAACCCGTCCCGTCCGGGCATTTGAATATCCAGGAAAACCAAATCCGGCGCGTCCTCACGGATGGCCCGCAACGCACCAGAGGCATTGGGCGCCTCGGAAAGTTCCAAATCCGGAAAGCTGGCAAGCAGATATGCCAGTTCGTCCCGGGCTGGAGGTTCATCATCCACAAGCAAGGTGCGGATGGTCATGTTCTCGTTCATGGCGTATGCGCCCTCGCGAGGTTGTGAACAGGAAAGACGCGCACCTCCCGGCGCGAAGTTCCTTTCCGCATCCCCCAAGCGGCCTGGGGGATTCGTCCGTCATTTTTTGGAGGGACGGTCCGCGCCCCCCATGCGGCGGTACTGCGCACGCGTGAAAAACACATAGTCGCGCATGGGTGTGGAGCAGCTCCATTCCCGGTCCGTGCCGAGTCCCCCCTGGATCACGCCCCGATTTTCGCGTTCATACTCGGCCTTGCCACGCATGCGCTTACGGGCGCGGGCCGCGGCAACTTCATCCCGCAGCAGGTCCGCCGGATACACGGCGCGGCGGCCCCATATCCAGGCCGGGAACAGCAGCAGGGCCATGGTGCCGAAAAAAGCCAGCCGAAGCGGTCCGTGCGGGGGAATCCACTGCGGAAACGCCAGTGCAAACCCGCCCATGGCAAGCACGGGAACAATCCACGCGGCATGCCGCAACCGGCGCAATGCAACGCACCGGGGGCACACCGGATCGCTTCCGCGTCCTACGATTTCATAAGCGGTGGTGGTCTGTTTTGTGCGGCAACAGGAACCTTCCATGCGTTCCTGCACGGAAAGCTGTTTGCCGTAATAATACACGCCCAGGCCGAGGTTCTCGCGGGAGCCGCATCCCACACAACGTTCAAGTTCCGCGTCAGTCATGCTTCCGTGCATACGCACAACACGGCCTTTTTGTCCATGGGGCGTCCTCCCGAAGCCGCGCCCAACCTGTCAGGCGCGGGACGCGGAAAGCAGGTACAGCCCCGGCAGATCCTCCAATACGGCGATGGAGAACCCCACGGTCTCGAACATGGCGTGCATGCCCTCGGCGTCGGGCAAGAGGTCGTTTTCAACGGCAGTCCCGGCCTTGCGGTGGACATCGTTGACCTCGTCGCGGCCGATGAAGTGGGAAACGATGACCCGTCCGCGCGGCTTGAGCAGTTTGCTGATGCGCTCCAGCGCCCGGGCCGGATCATTGAAATGCGGAAAAACCTGATGGCAGACAACGGCATCGTAGGCCCGCTTCGGCAACACGCAACGCTCCAGGTCCGCGACCAGCACCTCCGCGTTGTCCATCCCCGTCAGCCGGGTTCGGGCCGATTCCACCATACGCGGGCTGATGTCCAGCGCCGTGACCGACCCCTTTGGTCCAACGGTTTGGGCCAGCCGTTCGGTCAGCCGCCCGGTGCCGCATCCCGGCTCCAGGAGGTCATGCCCCCGGCCCGGCGGCAACAACGCAAGCAGCCGCTCCAGCTTGCCTTCCTCGTCCTCCCCGTAGGGAGCGTCCGCCCACGGCGCCCTGGCCTGAGCATCAAAAAACTTGATCTTGCTTTCGTACACGGGTTCCTCACTTCTCTTGCGCGGGCGCGCCGATCCGCCCGGAATATCCGATTTCCAGTCGTTCCCGGCGGGACAACGAACGTTTTTTCGGAGAAAACAGCGTGGCCAGAATGAACAGCACCGTGGAGACCAGCACGATGACCGCGCCGGACGGCACGTCCAGCCAATAGGAACAGGTCAGCCCGATCCAGCAGGAGGCCACCCCGAACAGCGCGGCCAGCACAAAGATGCGTTTAAGATCGTAGGAGAGCTGATAGGCGGCCGCCGCCGGATTGATGACCAGACTGTAGATCAACAGCCCGCCGATGCTGCGGAGCGAAGCGGTCACGGTCAGGCCCGTGCAGATCAGCATGACGTAATAGACCGCTGTGGCGGGAATGCCCACGGCCAACGCCGCGCTCCGATGGCAGAGCACAGCCCGGACCTCCTTGAAAAACAGCACCAGCCCTGTCAGCAGCAGGCCACAGACCACGCCCATGAGCGCCAGATCCATCCGTTCCACCGTAAGGATGCTGCCCCAAAAAAGGTTCAGGGCGCTGGTGCGCGCCCCGGTCATCAGCCCGAGGAACAAAAAAGCCAGCCCGAGCATGGCGGAAAACACGATGCCCACCACGGTTTCCGGGGCAAAATCCGCACGGTCGGACAATGGACCGATCAGTCCGGCCGCGGCAATGCTGAAGCCAAAGGCCAGGGGCAGCCAGTCCACGCCGAGCAGAATGCCCAGCAAGGCGCCGGCAAACGCGGCGTGGGCCATGCATGTACCGATGGCCGTAATACGCATGGTGACCACCAGCACTCCGGTGACCGCGCAGGAAGCGCCGCCCAGCAGCCCGGCCAGATATGCCTTCTGCATAAATCCGTAACTCAAAAATCCCCAGTCCATGCCCGTCCTCCCTGTTTGATCCGGCTCAGTACACCAGGTGCGTGCGGCCGCCGTCCTCGATCACGCGGATACGTGTTCCGTACAGCTCACTGAGCATTTCCGGGTCCGCCATGGCCCGGGGCGTATCCACACGCACGAGCCGCCCGTCCTTCATGCTGGCGATGCGCGTGCACACGTCGGGCAGGGTGTTCAGATCATGGGTGACGATCAGGCTGGTGAGACCGAACCGCTCGTGCACGGTACGGATCAATTCGAGAATGCCCCGCTGGGCCTGCCAGTCCAGGGAGGCCGTGGGTTCGTCGAGCAGCAGGATCTCCGGCCGCTGGAGCAGGGCGCGGGCAATGGCGGCCCGTTGCCGTTCCCCGCCCGAAAGATGGCCGAGGGGACGATGCTCCAAACCCGAAAGCCCCACCAACTGCATAAATTCCTCGGCCTTGCGCCGCTCCGAAGCCGGTACACGCCGCAGCAGCCCAAGCCGTCCGTAGCATCCCGTGAGCACGCTCTCGGTCACGGTCATGGGCAGAAGCGGGTCAAATTCCTGCAACTGGGCCACGTACCCGATGCGGCGGCGCAAATGGCGGGCCGTGCGCCCGGTCACGGGAATTCCGAGCACCTCGACCCGCCCGGCCACAATGCGGCCAAGTCCGTTCAGCACGGTCAGAAGGGTGGTCTTACCCGCGCCGTTCGGACCAATCACACCGAGAAATTCACCACGCCGCAGACGGAGGCTCACCCCACGCATGGCCACATGTCGCCCGTAGGCGGCAGCCACGTCCTCCAAAATCAAAACCGGGGAATCCTCCCCTACTTCGGCAACGCTTCCGCCGCCTGGCTGCACATGCCGCATGGCCACTCCCGTGTGTGGTGTCCGGCCCGCTTGACGGACCAGCATGATTCTATTCGCCGTTGTGTTGCAATGCCCGGATCATCCGGTCGATATTGCCCGTGAACACGGCTTCCCATTGATCCTCGCCAGGAACGCCGCCCGGAAATGAACTCAGGTCGGCCCGGCCCGCGCCCAGGGATTCGGCCAGCCCCCGCCCGGCTCCAGGACCGCTTTGAATGTTGTCCAACACGGCCCGGACCCGGTGTTCCCGGCCCAGATTCAACAGGCGTTCAAAACATTCCGGGGTCAAATCCTCGGGTCGGCCATAGGTTCCGACCACACGCAATCCAGCCCAGTCCGCCAGCGGCTCCTGCAGGGCGGAACAGAGCACGGCCGGAGCATCGGCAGCGGCTTTTCCTGGATGCAGGCCCAGCGCGGCCAGGCGACGCTGCTCCCGATCACCCACAGCCCGAATCCGTTCAATGCGCCGGTCGGCAGCGCCGCGAATCGCGGTTGCCTCCCCTGGCCAACGCGAAGCGAGCCGATCCGCCAAAAACAGGGTGAGCCGTTCCTGAGCCTTGGGCAACAGGGCGCAGGTCTCTTCCGGCAGGTTCAGCAACTCCAGCTCGGGATTTGCCGCAGCCCGAACCAAATTACGCATGTTGGGCATATCTTTTTGAAAATATTCCAGAACCAACAGGTCGGCCTGACCCAAAAACCGCAGATCCCCGGGCCGCAGGTCGTAATGCCCCGGACAGGAACCGCCCGGAATGAGCAGGCGCACCTGGAGCCGGTCGCCGCCCAGGTCCGTAAGGATGTCGGCCACGGTACTGGTTCCGGCCAGGGCGCAGGGCCGTTCCCCGGCCATGGCCTGGGAGGGTGTCCAGGCTGAAAGGAGCAGGACGCCGAGCGTCAACGTGAGAAAACGGAAGATACTACGACTCATGCCTGTTGCTCCAAAGGTTTGCGGCAGACCACCAGCCGGGAATCGAGGCGATCCCCGAATTTGCCCAGATCGGGCGAGGCAAAGTCCTCGGGTCCGTACTCGGCCAGAATTTCAAAACGCTGCCCCAGCAGATCAAAATAGTCCTCCTGGCAGAGATCCCCGGCAAAACTGTACACATGCGGTCCCTTGCGCACGCCAGGAAACGCGGTCATGTTCCATTCCACGTCCGAAAGCGCGTCCTTGGATCCCTCGTCCCGGGCATAGAACGCGTGTTTGCTCACGAACAGTCCCCCAGGGCGCAGACAGGCGTAAATGCGTTCCAGCAGTTCGGGATTTTTCCCGCCCGGATTATAGAACAGCAGAACCGCGTCCCGGTCCTGGCCCAGGGAATCGGCAAAAATATTCGCCGGGGTGAACCGTACCCCGGAACCGTCGGCACAGGCCGGACCCAGCCGGTCAATCCAGGATTCCGCATGTTCGCGGGCGCTCTCCAGGTCCATGACCTCGGCGTGCAGCCCCGGACAACGGGCGCACAGGGCCAGGGAGTACAGGGCATGGCCCCCGCCAAGGTCCACCATATTGCGAACCTGGTCGAACCCGGGAATTGCGGCCACCAGCTTTGCGCTGCGCTGGGCCTCGCCCACCAGGGATTCCGCGGCCAGGGCCGGGAGGAACCACCCCCCGAACAACCCTTCCCGCCAGGGATCGAGCGGTTCCTGACCCAACGCTTTGGGCAACCGGCTCCACAGGGCGCAAGTTTCGGCCACGTTTTCCAGCACGGGCCGCTGGCACAGGGGATCCTCGCCGTGCAGCAGGGACGCGGTCCATGGCGCGGGCGCATACTTGTCGCCGTCCCGGTCCAAAATGCCGTTTTCCGCCAACAGTTCGCACACCGGAGCGAGCAGTTCCGTTCGGCTTCCAAGAAGCTCGGCCCACTGCCCCACGGTGCGAGGTTCCCGGGACTGATCGAAAAGTCCGGCTTCGGCCACGGCAAGCAGCGCCATAAAGACTTTGTATCCTCGGGCAGCGCCGTGCAGCAATTCATACAGTCGGTGCGCCCCGGGTTCGGGCGGTGTGAGCAACAGTTCGCGATCCGGCATGGTGTGTTCCAATGGAGGCGGCGCATTGCGCCGCCTCTGTTTCGATTCGGTTCAGGACGATCAGAAGTTCAGCTTCAGACCAATGGTGCCGTTGATGCCCGGCATGGGATAGTTGGGCTTGTAGGCATATTCTTCGTCCAGCAGGTTTTCCACGGCCAGATACAATTCGCCGCCGCCCAGGATCTCGGACTCGAAGTCCCAGCCCACGCGGGCGTTGGTCACGAAGTGGGAGTCCACTTCCTGCAGGTTGGCCGCATTGTTCACCCGGGCCTGGCTCATGGCGTACATTTCGTCCACGTACTCGCAGTCCATGTTCAGGGTGAAGTCTTCCAGGAAACGCCAGGTGAATCCGCCGCTCAGCGTGGTTGCCGGAGCGTAGGGCAGGTCGTCGGGCGTGGTTTCCTGCGTGGTCAGCCCCGCGAACACGGAGAAGTTGTCCGTGGGCGTGAGCGTCAGCGTGAATTCCCAGCCGTGGATGTCGTATTTTTCCACGTTGGACCAGGCACCGGCGTTCACGACGTACCGGTTGCGACCGTCGTCATGGAAGTAGGTCACGTCGGCCGTGGCCATATCCCCGAAGCGCTGGGAAACGCCCGCTTCAAAGTGGTCCGTGGTTTCGGCTTCAAGCGTTTCCGCGCCGCCGAAGGGCACCCAGATGGCCGCGATCACGTCGTGGCCGGGGTAGACCACGCCGCGAGAAACAGACACATGCGCCTCGGTGTCGGCGTAGCCGAACACCAATCCGGCAAACGGGGCGGTTTCGCTGTCGTATTCGTTGTGCTCATAATAGCGCATGCCCAGGGAGGGCTGGGCGAACCAGCCTTCACGGTCGCCAATGAGCTGGCTTGCCGAAACATACGGCATGGTCAGGTAATAATCGTCAGGGTTCACGTAGCGGTCCGCTCTGTTGTCGTAGGTGAAGTGGATCGTGCTCTGCCACGCGTCCACGTCCAGTCCCACGGTAAGGTCCGCGCCCTGCCAGGGGTGGGCGGTCTCCTTCAAACGAACCCCGTAAAAGGTAAAGTCGTTCAGGCAATCGTCATCCGTACCGGCCTGGTCCTTCCAGTTGCCCTCGCCCGTGTTCACGAAGAACTTGAATTCCCCGTCAAACAGGCCGTGGTCATGGGAAAGCGTGGCCGAAAGCAACTGGGCGTTGGTGCCGTAGGTGCCGTCGGACACGCCGCCGGCAGTGTCCGGCCCGGGGTCGGAACTGCGGTTGGTGGTTCCCAGCGCCAGCACGCTCAGATCCCAATTGTCGGAAAGGCCGAACCCCAGGTTGGCGTAGTATCCGAGCTTGTTGCCCCAGGAGTCCTTACGATGCCCGTCGGACCGGACATAGCCCTGCCCCAGGTAGTAGTTGAAATCTTCGTCGCCGCCCTCGTGCTCGATGGATTCACCCATGGTGCCGTAGCTGCCCGCATACATGCGCAGGGAAGTGGCGGAACCGTCGCCGCGATGCCGTTTGACCCGCATGTTCACTGCGGAAAGGGAGTTGCCGTACTTCTGGGGTTGCGGTCCCTTGGCCACTTCCAGGGACTCGGCCGCGTCCACGGGCAACAAATCCATGAGCGGATGGTTCCACGGTCCCATGTACATGGGTACGCCGTCGATGTAGGTTTTGATCTCCGAACCGGGACGGCTGGAACCCATGCCCCGGATGAACACGGCCCCGCCTTCACCGCCGCCCCAGGAGCCGACATGGTTGTGGCGGCTAATGGTCACGCCCGGCACACGGCGCAGCGCCTCGGGCAGATCCACGGCGTTCAGCGCCTCGATCTGTTCCCGGCTGACCACGGTGGTGGTGGAGCCGAAACCGTCCACCACGTTGCCTTCAATGACGGACTTGGCTACAACGTCCACTGCGGGCAGTTGCAGCTCGTCGCCCTCCTCCTCGGCCAGAGCCGCAGGAGCCGCGATCAGCAGCAGCATCAGGCAGCAGAGCGCCGCCAGCCCGTTTCTTCCGCAGCGCCCTTTCCATCGGCGGGGCGCTCCCTCTCCCGTCCAGTACTTCCTCTTTTTCATCGCAACCACTTCTGCCGCAATTCCCGACGCGGGCTTTTCTTTAAGGTGCAAGGGATGTCATTGTTCAGCGTGATTGATGCAGCAAGTAGCACGACTTTTTTATAGTTGCAACAGCATTCCATGCGTGGACGCTGCACCATTTTTTCATAAATCCCCGTGATAAAGTAGAAAAAGAGGTGCGCACATGACACCTCTACTGCCCAGAGAACCCGTTCGCAAGTTCAGGTTCAAAAATTCCAACGAGTTTGAGATATCCTAGCAGCAGCAAAAATCGCACGGTGTGTTACGGAATACGGAATAGTGCTTGTATTTCCCGGCAAGCTGTGGAACCCTCCGGCTCGACGTTACGACCAACAACCAGGAACCGAACATGCCACGTCGAAGCTCTTTGCCCTTCCCACGGCTCAGGCGTCTGCTCCTTGTCCTGCCGCCCCTTTTGCTCCTTGCCGTTTTTCCAAGCACCAGCCCGGCTCACGACGCGACCCTGCCCGAGGCCGCAGAAAACCTCGCAGCCGCCCTGGAACAGGCCAGCCTGGATCAACAACAGGCCCGCTCCTGGACCGAAGAGCAACGGGCGCTCCTGGAAGAACGACGGGAAAAGACCCAATATCTGCTCTGGCTGGAG is a genomic window containing:
- a CDS encoding LytR/AlgR family response regulator transcription factor, encoding MNENMTIRTLLVDDEPPARDELAYLLASFPDLELSEAPNASGALRAIREDAPDLVFLDIQMPGRDGFYVLRESLRMPRPPLFVFVTAYNAYAVRAFEENAVDYLLKPVTLDRLHKSVERVRGLLRGRADAAPPQQPGVAGLARTTIPGGLVRLTVETGGRIQLVDASEVTHCERHDKRILVHTGRDSYPCHGPTTLDELEDRLHGLSFFRANRGTVVNLERVREFSPWTAGKYCLVLDDDAGTEVTLSRGRVRDFKQRLGIL
- a CDS encoding LytS/YhcK type 5TM receptor domain-containing protein, whose protein sequence is MTYHILNLLLTLIERFGAMLAMGLFVLSLTPVGRLGVIRKPEPRYRLLLALIFGCFGILGTYGGDVVFESYANLRGVSVITAGLLGGPSVGFGAGLIAGGHRYLIDPGGFSSLPCGLATFLEGCFAGWVHRRLRGNSLNWRVALWVGLVGETVHQLMVLTMAKPFEQALELVKVITIPMITVNTFGAVLFVQSLHMLFEYRSRRDSSRIHQILDIANKTVGHLRSGLNRDSARATASIIWERVPVAAVDIADTTKVLAHIGAGDDHHEIGKGLRTQATRKVLRTGVPMFLRNREAIGCDVPHCPLSSAVIVPMRKGGRIVGALKLYGTEDVRLDEVHFELAKGLADLFSTQLELEDIQIKNQLLARAEIRRLQAQINPHFLFNALNTIGSFCRTKPERARSLLSELALFMRRNLASDGSFAPLESELEQVRSYLEIEKARFGERIQSEVRVQPGLEDCIIPALIIQPLVENGVKHGILGREQGGVVRLDITGENGLVRVQVEDDGVGMTGAHVRSLLEGEGEYAGDDHIGVRNCKNRLEQMFGPEHSLRIDSLPGRGTTVSFTVPRRSVN
- a CDS encoding TonB-dependent receptor, producing MKKRKYWTGEGAPRRWKGRCGRNGLAALCCLMLLLIAAPAALAEEEGDELQLPAVDVVAKSVIEGNVVDGFGSTTTVVSREQIEALNAVDLPEALRRVPGVTISRHNHVGSWGGGEGGAVFIRGMGSSRPGSEIKTYIDGVPMYMGPWNHPLMDLLPVDAAESLEVAKGPQPQKYGNSLSAVNMRVKRHRGDGSATSLRMYAGSYGTMGESIEHEGGDEDFNYYLGQGYVRSDGHRKDSWGNKLGYYANLGFGLSDNWDLSVLALGTTNRSSDPGPDTAGGVSDGTYGTNAQLLSATLSHDHGLFDGEFKFFVNTGEGNWKDQAGTDDDCLNDFTFYGVRLKETAHPWQGADLTVGLDVDAWQSTIHFTYDNRADRYVNPDDYYLTMPYVSASQLIGDREGWFAQPSLGMRYYEHNEYDSETAPFAGLVFGYADTEAHVSVSRGVVYPGHDVIAAIWVPFGGAETLEAETTDHFEAGVSQRFGDMATADVTYFHDDGRNRYVVNAGAWSNVEKYDIHGWEFTLTLTPTDNFSVFAGLTTQETTPDDLPYAPATTLSGGFTWRFLEDFTLNMDCEYVDEMYAMSQARVNNAANLQEVDSHFVTNARVGWDFESEILGGGELYLAVENLLDEEYAYKPNYPMPGINGTIGLKLNF
- a CDS encoding metal ABC transporter solute-binding protein, Zn/Mn family, translated to MSRSIFRFLTLTLGVLLLSAWTPSQAMAGERPCALAGTSTVADILTDLGGDRLQVRLLIPGGSCPGHYDLRPGDLRFLGQADLLVLEYFQKDMPNMRNLVRAAANPELELLNLPEETCALLPKAQERLTLFLADRLASRWPGEATAIRGAADRRIERIRAVGDREQRRLAALGLHPGKAAADAPAVLCSALQEPLADWAGLRVVGTYGRPEDLTPECFERLLNLGREHRVRAVLDNIQSGPGAGRGLAESLGAGRADLSSFPGGVPGEDQWEAVFTGNIDRMIRALQHNGE
- a CDS encoding methyltransferase — its product is MPDRELLLTPPEPGAHRLYELLHGAARGYKVFMALLAVAEAGLFDQSREPRTVGQWAELLGSRTELLAPVCELLAENGILDRDGDKYAPAPWTASLLHGEDPLCQRPVLENVAETCALWSRLPKALGQEPLDPWREGLFGGWFLPALAAESLVGEAQRSAKLVAAIPGFDQVRNMVDLGGGHALYSLALCARCPGLHAEVMDLESAREHAESWIDRLGPACADGSGVRFTPANIFADSLGQDRDAVLLFYNPGGKNPELLERIYACLRPGGLFVSKHAFYARDEGSKDALSDVEWNMTAFPGVRKGPHVYSFAGDLCQEDYFDLLGQRFEILAEYGPEDFASPDLGKFGDRLDSRLVVCRKPLEQQA
- a CDS encoding class I SAM-dependent methyltransferase, with translation MYESKIKFFDAQARAPWADAPYGEDEEGKLERLLALLPPGRGHDLLEPGCGTGRLTERLAQTVGPKGSVTALDISPRMVESARTRLTGMDNAEVLVADLERCVLPKRAYDAVVCHQVFPHFNDPARALERISKLLKPRGRVIVSHFIGRDEVNDVHRKAGTAVENDLLPDAEGMHAMFETVGFSIAVLEDLPGLYLLSASRA
- a CDS encoding metal ABC transporter ATP-binding protein, yielding MRHVQPGGGSVAEVGEDSPVLILEDVAAAYGRHVAMRGVSLRLRRGEFLGVIGPNGAGKTTLLTVLNGLGRIVAGRVEVLGIPVTGRTARHLRRRIGYVAQLQEFDPLLPMTVTESVLTGCYGRLGLLRRVPASERRKAEEFMQLVGLSGLEHRPLGHLSGGERQRAAIARALLQRPEILLLDEPTASLDWQAQRGILELIRTVHERFGLTSLIVTHDLNTLPDVCTRIASMKDGRLVRVDTPRAMADPEMLSELYGTRIRVIEDGGRTHLVY
- a CDS encoding metal ABC transporter permease; this translates as MDWGFLSYGFMQKAYLAGLLGGASCAVTGVLVVTMRITAIGTCMAHAAFAGALLGILLGVDWLPLAFGFSIAAAGLIGPLSDRADFAPETVVGIVFSAMLGLAFLFLGLMTGARTSALNLFWGSILTVERMDLALMGVVCGLLLTGLVLFFKEVRAVLCHRSAALAVGIPATAVYYVMLICTGLTVTASLRSIGGLLIYSLVINPAAAAYQLSYDLKRIFVLAALFGVASCWIGLTCSYWLDVPSGAVIVLVSTVLFILATLFSPKKRSLSRRERLEIGYSGRIGAPAQEK